In Archocentrus centrarchus isolate MPI-CPG fArcCen1 chromosome 24, fArcCen1, whole genome shotgun sequence, one DNA window encodes the following:
- the myct1a gene encoding myc target protein 1 homolog: protein MAENNTNLPLEILQPFDVVPLIIAFCVSVAVGLLLGALVYVMLTWVSRRKAGTASITRRPPRHSHTSPRHRPGFNRSSSYDRRSNNSLVTAAFTFHRQTSSPDHFDPMAHKSSFRGSTFHPLLQCSQIAREAEEGSQTTLPRTPTLAMSTGSAQNVAQPAATPPIPESFWGNNSVRGLHATQTPPPAYESIIRAYQETQT, encoded by the exons ATGGCTGAGAACAACACAAATCTCCCTCTGGAAATACTTCAGCCTTTCGATGTTG TCCCCCTGATTATagctttctgtgtgtctgtggcagTGGGCCTTCTCCTGGGCGCCCTAGTTTATGTGATGCTGACTTGGGTTTCCAGACGCAAAGCAGGCACTGCCAGCATCACCCGGCGCCCGCCTCGCCACTCACACACTTCTCCCCGCCATCGTCCAGGCTTTAACCGCAGCAGCAGCTATGATCGGCGAAGCAACAACAGCTTAGTCACCGCTGCGTTCACCTTTCACCGCCAGACTTCGTCCCCAGATCACTTTGACCCAATGGCGCACAAATCCAGCTTCAGGGGCTCCACCTTCCACCCGCTCCTCCAGTGCAGCCAAATTgcaagagaggcagaggaggggaGCCAAACCACACTGCCACGTACACCAACTCTGGCCATGTCAACTGGATCAGCTCAAAATGTAGCCCAGCCAGCTGCCACCCCACCAATACCAGAGTCATTTTGGGGGAACAACAGTGTGCGAGGCCTCCATGCTACACAGACCCCACCACCAGCTTATGAGAGTATTATCAGGGCTTATCAGGAAACCCAAACCTGA